Proteins encoded together in one Amblyomma americanum isolate KBUSLIRL-KWMA chromosome 1, ASM5285725v1, whole genome shotgun sequence window:
- the LOC144099080 gene encoding uncharacterized protein LOC144099080: protein MAAQGSREQSQYSRRSSRSQRRGRLPRALAAEDRLSEARASRELPPPPPPPPPQQHPWADSRQSAGRSTASSLISRLGKHSSRPPSSMLDEEAAMRRSATSVAGAASGMTPVRLTRYYGPPRLGRERQEEEAAEFGPHVDGSRTWEVGGEMPGRRLDRAPLAADAGGSRVSRRSASRQARTVAECVAPASTPPRPARSKDAGDRPHRTLEMTFAMGAFVCVATLVVAFVVRAWMPYEARSDPFCRSDACLAHVRLIEARIDRGVDPCVDFDAYACSRWKPASEFYGHASALTNVLLDNWRRSTLNAAAPADVEVKQEQPGEDAEMREAAVAAAAAPPQPWPLAMRPAAVMPHRLAAGGAAAQALSSDPEELFCLSLAARLKRLLPRERHMARMKMLQTLHDLESGENIGEFALGDP from the exons ATGGCGGCACAGGGCTCCCGAGAGCAATCCCAGTACTCAAGACGCTCGTCCAGGTCCCAGAGGCGCGGCCGGCTTCCCAGAGCCCTCGCTGCAGAAGACAGACTGAGCGAAGCACGGGCCAGTCGCGAGCTGCCTCCGCCACCGCCTCCTCCGCCCCCGCAGCAGCACCCATGGGCCGACAGCAGGCAGTCGGCGGGGCGTTCGACGGCGAGTTCGCTCATCTCGCGACTCGGGAAGCATAGCAGCCGGCCGCCCAGCTCCATGCTGGACGAGGAGGCAGCCATGCGGCGGAGCGCGACGTCTGTGGCCGGTGCCGCGTCGGGCATGACGCCGGTGCGCCTGACCAGGTACTACGGGCCACCTCGGCTGGGGCGCGAGCGCCAGGAAGAGGAAGCCGCAGAGTTTGGGCCCCACGTTGATG GAAGCAGAACCTGGGAGGTTGGTGGAGAAATGCCTGGTCGACGCCTTGACCGCGCGCCCCTCGCAGCTGACGCCGGTGGGTCCCGAGTGTCCAGGAGGTCAGCGTCTAGGCAGGCACGCACCGTGGCTGAGTGCGTA GCCCCAGCCTCTACACCGCCGCGACCGGCGCGTTCGAAAGATGCGGGCGACCGGCCGCACAGGACCCTGGAGATGACCTTCGCTATGGGTGCCTTCGTCTGCGTCGCCACGCTGGTGGTGGCGTTCGTGGTTCGGGCGTGGATGCCGTACGAGGCCCGGTCGGACCCGTTCTGCCGCAGCGACGCGTGCTTGGCGCATGTGCGACTTATTGAGGCCCGGATAGATAGGGGGGTCGACCCCTGCGTGGATTTTGACGCCTACGCCTGCTCCCGCTGGAAGCCGGCCTCGGAGTTCTACGGCCACGCCTCGGCCTTGACGAACGTCCTCTTGGACAACTG GAGACGCTCGACGCTGAACGCGGCGGCCCCGGCCGATGTGGAAGTCAAACAGGAGCAGCCCGGCGAAGACGCCGAAATGCGCGAGGCAGCGGTGGCTGCGGCGGCAGCACCACCTCAGCCCTGGCCTCTGGCCATGCGGCCGGCTGCCGTGATGCCGCATCGCCTGGCGGCGGGGGGCGCGGCGGCGCAGGCGCTCTCCTCGGACCCCGAGGAGCTCTTCTGCCTAAGCCTGGCGGCGCGCCTCAAGAGACTTCTGCCCCGCGAACGACACATGGCCAGGATGAAGATGCTGCAGACACTGCACGACTTGGAATCTGGCGAGAACATCGGAGAGTTCGCGCTAGGAGACCCGTAG